DNA sequence from the Agrobacterium tumefaciens genome:
CAGACTAGCCTTGACTGGTATCGGGATAAGCTTGGGTTCGAGCACCAGTACAGTTTCACCTTGCCTGGCGCGCAGGTGGCCATGCTCGTTCGCGATGAGGCTCGGCTCGAAATCTTTCAAGTCGAAGGTGCTGCCCCGGCAGCAAGCGAGCGAGAAGACATCGAAACACTCCTGAAACGCGGTGGCATCAACCATTTCGCGCTCAATGTCGATGAGCTGGAAGAGACCATAGCCGCGCTGGCGGCTAAGGGTGTCGAAATCGTCATGCCGCCGTCCTCCGTCCCCAACCATTCCGGCGATCGTTTCGCTTACATCCGAGACAATGACAGGATGCTGATCGAGTTGTTTCAACCGGCGTCCTGAGAATGGGTGCTGCGATATCGGCACCAGAATGCATGCGCGGCTTTCCTCATCGTACAGCACCGCGTTTTGCATATCTGACGAGCGATCCGTCGTCCCTAAATGTTCGGCACGGCTGTGCATTCGCTACCATGAGTATTTCAATTCCGCTCGAACATAGTTGCTGTCGCTGCCTCCGGCGTCGCGAAGTGCCGACCCGACCTGATAATGGACGGCCTCCAGCGACCCCGTGAGAGCGGGAGTAAAGCGGTAGTCCGCCCTGACCTGCAAATAGGCTCCGGTCCACGCCGGCCCCTGACCCGCCGTGCCAGCCACGGGGACGCTTGGCAGGGTATAGACGGCGTCCTGTGTCGTCTGTCGCCAGAGCAGTCCGGCCCCAGCCATTACGGTCAGATCCTCCAGGGGCTGGACGGTGAGTGAGGGCTTCAAGTGGATGAGGTTGGCGTATCCGGTATGACCGCCGAGCGAGAAATAAAAGCCGTTCGGAAACAGCGGATTGAAAGTGCCGAGCGTGCCGTCGCCCGCATCACCGTCACCCGACGCCACGTCGAACTGCAGACCGATCCGCGGCGACCAGGTGATATCCTCGAACGTGTATCCGGTCCTCGCCCCCACGGCCCAGGCGAGAATGTCGGCCGAGCCGACCTTGCCGACCTGGCCCATAGCTTCCGCGTCCCAGTCGAAACCGGCATATTTGCCGGCCGTCCGGATATTGAGGATATGCCTGTCCTCCTCACCTGATGCGCTAAGAAAGGTGGCGTCCTTGCGCTGATAAAGCGCATAATATGCGGAGGCCTCGATATCCGGCGACAGCTGCCATTCCACACGAGCTCCGCTAAACATCGCATCGCCACTCGATCGATCATCGAAAGGGCGGTCATCGCGATACTGGACAGGTCGGCTGACAAGACCATAGAAGCGCCACGCATCCGTCTCCCACCCGGCCCAGACAGCATCGAACGACTGACGGACATTCGGCCCATCGCGCGTCGAAACGAACCGCTCCAGGTCGAACGCAAAGTCTTGACGGCCAACCGTTGCCCTGAACGTTCCGCTGTCGGTCTCTTGCGTATAGCCGATGAATGCTTGCCGAAGGTCAAATCGGTTTGCGTCGTTGGGACCGACTACCGTTTTGTTGAACGCACGTACATCCTCGAACTGTGTGAACAATTGCCAGTTGTCATTCAGGTGAACATCAATATGGAACTGCGCGCGCTGCAGCCAATAGGAGTCTCCGGGATTCGCACGCACGGTTCCCAAAGCCGGCGCATCACTGACTTCGAAGATTTCGCGCAGATTGAGCCCGAGCGAGATGTAGCTGTCAGGATTGGAAGGAAACAACGGAATGTATTTGAGACTGTCGAGCGGTTCAGTCCGCAGTTTCGGATCTACGAGAAGCGACCAGTCCTCCCGCGACCTGTCGGCTTTTATCGAGGGCCTCTCCTGCTTCAGGTCAGAATCATCTGCCAAGGCGGAGCGGTAGTCCCATTGAGCAAAGGCGAGGGCAGCAAGAGAGAGAAACGGTAATCGCGCCCTGGATACGGACCGAAGCATGGACACATCCTGTATTATTTTTCATGAGTGGTCGCCGCCCTCCGTCGCTGGCACGGCGTGCGATGGACGGAGAAATGAGTTGAAGCGGCTACGAAAGAATATGGAATAAATCCTATATTCGCGGTTGGTGCGGTACGTTGCGAAGATGCCCTCCCGGGAAAGACACCGTCGCCGACGTTGTCATTTGCTTCTTCGCCTTGGTAGCCCCCGGTCGTGTGAAGCCGTGTCGCAAAATAAGGAACGCTTTGTGGAAATTGAGGATCTGAGAATATTCGTCGAAGTTGCTGATGCAGGCGGAATATCATCTGCAGCGCTGCGACTGGGCATCTCCAAGTCGATGGTCAGCCGGCGGATCACCAGGCTAGAAGAGCAACTCGGCGCACAGCTATTTGCAAGGACGACCCGTGGCATAGCGCTCACGGAAGCAGGGGCCACATTCCGCGATTACGCCGCCAGAACCTCAGCTGAATTGGATCTGGTACGGGAAACGATCCTGCCCGCCGGCAAGCTTCGAGGCCGAATGCGCGTAGCCGCCCCATTGTCATTTGGTCCGACCTGTTTTGCTCCCGTCCTCTCCCGGATGGCCAGCCAACACCCACAGCTACAAATCCTTTCTTCCTATACTGATCGCTTCGTGGATCTTGTGGGGGAGGGTTTTGATTGCGCAATCCGGCTAGGGCATCTGTCGGACTCGAACCTCGTCGCAA
Encoded proteins:
- a CDS encoding alginate export family protein, which gives rise to MLRSVSRARLPFLSLAALAFAQWDYRSALADDSDLKQERPSIKADRSREDWSLLVDPKLRTEPLDSLKYIPLFPSNPDSYISLGLNLREIFEVSDAPALGTVRANPGDSYWLQRAQFHIDVHLNDNWQLFTQFEDVRAFNKTVVGPNDANRFDLRQAFIGYTQETDSGTFRATVGRQDFAFDLERFVSTRDGPNVRQSFDAVWAGWETDAWRFYGLVSRPVQYRDDRPFDDRSSGDAMFSGARVEWQLSPDIEASAYYALYQRKDATFLSASGEEDRHILNIRTAGKYAGFDWDAEAMGQVGKVGSADILAWAVGARTGYTFEDITWSPRIGLQFDVASGDGDAGDGTLGTFNPLFPNGFYFSLGGHTGYANLIHLKPSLTVQPLEDLTVMAGAGLLWRQTTQDAVYTLPSVPVAGTAGQGPAWTGAYLQVRADYRFTPALTGSLEAVHYQVGSALRDAGGSDSNYVRAELKYSW
- a CDS encoding LysR family transcriptional regulator; its protein translation is MEIEDLRIFVEVADAGGISSAALRLGISKSMVSRRITRLEEQLGAQLFARTTRGIALTEAGATFRDYAARTSAELDLVRETILPAGKLRGRMRVAAPLSFGPTCFAPVLSRMASQHPQLQILSSYTDRFVDLVGEGFDCAIRLGHLSDSNLVARRIGPIFGKLVASPAYIEAHGAPETPDEIVKHQVVMRDAEKWQFMDGDEIVTVRPQGRFIADNAMSLVAAALDGVGVAYLPEPLVADHIRSCALVPIMTRHPIPPAGIFVVRPPGQYPSRKVRTLTEMLIERFGTPSVSEGNSAADKVF